A genomic window from Aquitalea aquatilis includes:
- a CDS encoding antibiotic biosynthesis monooxygenase family protein, whose amino-acid sequence MILEAAMLQVKAGMQQEFEAAFAQAQAIIASMLGYRWHQLQRCLEVEGKYLLLVGWDSVAAHEQGFRQSAAYQEWKRLLHHFYQPFPVVEHFQQVLPV is encoded by the coding sequence ATGATTCTGGAAGCCGCCATGCTGCAGGTGAAAGCCGGCATGCAGCAGGAGTTCGAAGCCGCCTTTGCCCAGGCGCAAGCCATTATTGCCAGCATGCTGGGTTATCGCTGGCACCAGTTGCAACGCTGTCTGGAAGTCGAGGGCAAATACCTGCTGCTGGTGGGCTGGGACAGCGTGGCCGCGCATGAGCAGGGTTTTCGTCAGTCAGCGGCTTATCAGGAGTGGAAACGGCTGCTGCATCATTTCTATCAGCCGTTTCCGGTGGTGGAACATTTCCAGCAGGTGCTGCCGGTTTAA
- a CDS encoding protein MIGRI, with the protein MIGRLFRLLLLFAVLYAIARWLLDRRQRASLREFISTLATALLAASAIFVLLYWLGFHQL; encoded by the coding sequence ATGATCGGTCGCCTGTTCCGCCTCTTGCTGCTGTTTGCCGTGCTGTATGCCATCGCGCGCTGGCTGCTGGACCGGCGTCAGCGGGCAAGCCTGCGTGAATTCATCAGCACCCTGGCCACCGCCCTGCTGGCCGCCTCGGCCATCTTCGTGCTGCTGTACTGGCTGGGTTTTCACCAGCTGTAA
- a CDS encoding AraC family transcriptional regulator, with the protein MPDYQHLHQYDTGIAPVVAKARDYPAGEDTPRHAHPTAQLLYAVEGVMVVSTALGQWIVPPTRGIWLPIDTWHQVRMISAVRMRTVYVREDSLDGLPQECRVLAISPLLRELILAAMDIAVPYAADSRDERLMKLLLDEIRSLPTLALSLPRPQSPALQGLCDVLQAEPGDARSVEEWAEQLAMDARTLQRRFSRETGLSLGQWRRQARLIAALEKLACGASVLEVALDLGYASPSAFATMFKRELGVSPSSFYAQPQPAYPVLSGG; encoded by the coding sequence ATGCCAGATTATCAACACCTGCACCAGTACGACACCGGCATCGCCCCGGTGGTGGCCAAGGCCCGCGATTACCCGGCTGGCGAAGATACGCCGCGCCATGCCCACCCGACGGCTCAATTATTGTATGCGGTGGAAGGCGTGATGGTGGTGAGCACGGCGCTGGGGCAATGGATTGTGCCGCCCACCCGTGGCATCTGGCTGCCAATCGACACCTGGCATCAGGTGCGGATGATCAGCGCGGTACGCATGCGCACGGTGTATGTGCGGGAAGACAGCCTGGACGGGCTGCCGCAGGAATGCCGGGTGCTGGCCATCTCGCCCTTGTTGCGCGAGCTGATTCTGGCCGCCATGGATATTGCCGTACCGTATGCGGCGGATTCGCGTGACGAGCGGCTGATGAAGCTGCTGCTGGATGAAATCCGCAGCCTGCCCACGCTGGCGCTGTCTTTGCCCAGGCCGCAAAGTCCGGCCTTGCAGGGCTTGTGTGATGTACTGCAGGCCGAGCCGGGCGATGCGCGTTCGGTGGAGGAGTGGGCTGAGCAACTGGCCATGGATGCGCGCACGCTGCAGCGGCGCTTCAGCCGCGAAACCGGCCTGTCGCTGGGGCAGTGGCGGCGGCAGGCCAGGCTGATTGCCGCACTGGAAAAGCTGGCCTGCGGGGCCAGTGTGCTGGAAGTGGCGCTGGACCTGGGCTATGCCAGCCCCAGTGCCTTTGCCACCATGTTCAAGCGCGAGCTGGGGGTATCGCCCAGCAGTTTTTACGCCCAGCCGCAGCCGGCTTACCCGGTGCTGTCCGGGGGCTAG
- a CDS encoding TIGR01212 family radical SAM protein (This family includes YhcC from E. coli K-12, an uncharacterized radical SAM protein.), with protein MDLTAYLHTFGHYLKRRHGQAVHKLSLAGDFTCPNRDGTLGRGGCTFCNVKSFGRDAGELSISDQIAREKGKTDRAHRYLAYFQAYTSTYAEVSRLRQLYDEATASADVVGLCVGTRPDCVPDSALELLADYQAAGKEVWLELGLQTAHDHTQRRIHRGHTLADYRDAVRRAQQHGLAVCTHLIAGLPGEDTADVHATLETVLEIGVQGLKLHPLMIVRGSRMAAQYQRGEVSAMALDDYASLAASLIRHTPPEVVFHRISATAQAPTLIAPDWCGPRWSALQAIAALLARDGGQGSALGRGWLAATA; from the coding sequence ATGGATCTCACCGCTTATCTGCATACCTTTGGCCATTACCTGAAGCGCCGCCACGGCCAGGCGGTGCACAAGCTGTCACTGGCAGGCGACTTTACCTGCCCCAACCGCGACGGCACACTGGGCCGTGGCGGCTGCACCTTCTGCAATGTCAAAAGCTTTGGCCGCGATGCCGGCGAGCTGTCCATCAGCGACCAGATCGCCCGCGAAAAGGGCAAGACTGATCGCGCCCACCGCTATCTCGCTTACTTTCAGGCCTACACCAGCACCTATGCCGAAGTCAGCCGCCTGCGTCAGCTGTATGACGAAGCCACCGCCAGTGCCGATGTGGTGGGCCTGTGCGTGGGCACCCGGCCTGACTGTGTACCGGACAGCGCACTGGAGCTGCTGGCCGATTACCAGGCTGCTGGCAAGGAAGTCTGGCTGGAGCTGGGGCTGCAAACCGCCCACGACCATACCCAGCGGCGCATTCACCGTGGCCACACCCTGGCCGATTACCGTGATGCAGTACGCCGCGCCCAGCAGCACGGCCTGGCGGTGTGTACCCACCTGATTGCCGGTCTGCCCGGCGAAGACACCGCCGATGTGCATGCCACACTGGAAACCGTGCTGGAAATCGGCGTACAGGGGCTGAAACTGCACCCGCTGATGATCGTGCGCGGCAGCCGCATGGCGGCGCAATACCAGCGCGGCGAAGTGTCGGCCATGGCGCTGGACGACTATGCCAGCCTGGCGGCCTCGCTGATCCGCCATACGCCACCCGAGGTGGTGTTCCACCGGATATCGGCCACGGCACAGGCCCCCACCCTGATTGCGCCGGACTGGTGCGGACCACGCTGGAGCGCCCTGCAAGCCATCGCCGCCCTGCTGGCGCGTGACGGCGGCCAGGGCAGTGCACTGGGGCGCGGCTGGCTGGCTGCCACGGCCTGA
- a CDS encoding MliC family protein has protein sequence MKFLPVLLACLLPLPLLAEPQALSPENAGEAGTAETIPAMQRVDYQCAAHRLLSVEYPQPEVADVLPIRILWQGQHYRLVRVSSASGVRYASQQLVWWNKGEQSVLLTRGGRALARDCQPLAGASPAQPTP, from the coding sequence ATGAAGTTCTTGCCTGTATTGCTGGCCTGCCTGCTGCCCTTGCCGCTGCTGGCCGAACCACAAGCCCTGTCGCCGGAAAATGCTGGCGAGGCGGGCACCGCCGAAACGATACCTGCCATGCAGCGGGTGGATTACCAGTGCGCGGCCCACCGCCTGCTCAGTGTGGAATACCCGCAGCCGGAAGTGGCCGATGTGCTGCCCATCCGTATTCTCTGGCAGGGGCAGCACTACCGGCTGGTGCGGGTGAGCAGTGCCAGCGGTGTACGCTATGCCAGCCAGCAACTGGTGTGGTGGAACAAGGGTGAGCAGTCGGTATTGCTGACCCGTGGCGGGCGGGCGCTGGCGCGGGATTGCCAGCCGCTGGCCGGGGCCAGTCCCGCTCAGCCCACACCATGA
- a CDS encoding multidrug effflux MFS transporter, translating to MSHSARSHFGLAMLLAALSTLGPFSIDTFLPAMQAIGQSLSASPLQMQQALTVYLLCYAVMMLWHGSISDAIGRRPVVLATTLLFSLASLGCALAPSLGWLLLFRGLQGLCGGAGLVVGRAIIRDKLDGAEAQRLMSQVTMLFSLSPAIAPVVGGWLFGAFGWHSIFVFMALIGLALFGMSWFALDETHHAHLRTPLAWRSLLQNYLEVLRKRDFQLLAAAVSCNFAGFFLYIPSAPVFLLQHLHLRPDQFLWMFGPAVSGIMFGAFLSGKMAGRRGAREIVTLGYVLMFAAATANLAYNLLALQAAMPWAVLPLALYTTGMSLAAPSITLNLMDQFPALRGTVSSLQGFLQTMLSSIVAGVVAPLVWGSTLNLAWCMAGFLLLGFVFRSAYRRRINRAA from the coding sequence ATGTCGCACTCCGCCCGCAGCCATTTCGGTTTGGCCATGTTACTGGCGGCCCTGTCCACGCTGGGCCCCTTCTCGATCGACACCTTTTTGCCTGCCATGCAGGCGATCGGCCAGTCCTTGTCCGCTTCGCCGCTGCAAATGCAACAGGCTCTGACCGTCTACCTCTTGTGCTATGCGGTGATGATGCTGTGGCACGGCTCGATTTCCGATGCCATTGGCCGCCGGCCGGTGGTGCTGGCCACCACCTTGCTGTTCAGTCTGGCCTCGCTGGGCTGTGCGCTGGCCCCCTCACTGGGCTGGCTGCTGTTGTTTCGTGGTTTGCAGGGGCTGTGTGGCGGGGCCGGGCTGGTGGTGGGGCGGGCCATCATCCGCGACAAACTGGATGGTGCCGAGGCGCAACGGCTGATGTCGCAGGTGACCATGCTGTTTTCACTGTCGCCGGCCATTGCGCCGGTGGTGGGCGGCTGGTTGTTTGGTGCTTTTGGCTGGCACTCCATTTTCGTGTTCATGGCGCTGATCGGCCTGGCGCTGTTCGGGATGAGCTGGTTTGCGCTGGACGAAACCCATCACGCCCATTTGCGTACGCCATTGGCCTGGCGCTCGCTGCTGCAAAATTATCTGGAGGTCTTGCGCAAGCGCGATTTCCAGTTGCTGGCGGCTGCCGTGTCCTGCAATTTTGCCGGTTTCTTTCTGTATATCCCGTCGGCACCGGTGTTTCTGCTGCAACACCTGCATCTGCGGCCGGACCAGTTTTTGTGGATGTTTGGCCCGGCGGTGTCCGGCATCATGTTCGGCGCTTTTTTGTCCGGCAAGATGGCCGGCCGACGCGGAGCGCGTGAAATCGTCACGCTGGGCTATGTGCTGATGTTTGCCGCGGCCACGGCCAATCTGGCCTACAACCTGCTGGCGCTGCAGGCGGCCATGCCGTGGGCGGTGTTGCCGCTGGCGCTGTACACCACCGGCATGTCGCTGGCGGCACCGTCCATCACGCTCAACCTGATGGACCAGTTTCCGGCGCTGCGTGGCACGGTGTCATCCTTGCAGGGCTTTTTGCAGACCATGCTGTCCAGCATCGTGGCCGGCGTGGTGGCCCCGCTGGTGTGGGGCAGCACCCTGAACCTGGCCTGGTGCATGGCGGGGTTTCTGCTGCTGGGTTTTGTCTTCCGCAGCGCCTATCGCCGCCGTATCAACCGCGCCGCTTGA
- a CDS encoding sulfite oxidase heme-binding subunit YedZ, with protein sequence MTTLRMKNPATSRQPVRFNWLKIAVFLLALLPLARAAWIVLSGAAINPVEFITRSTGTWTLSFLLITLAISPLRQLSGWSWPLRLRRMLGLYAFFYGSLHFTTYIWLDQFFDWPGMLHDIAKRPFITVGFAAMLLMTPLAITSTQGWMRRLKRNWGRLHRLIYPIALLGVLHYWWLVKKDLTQPLLYGSVLAVLLGWRLYRRLRQP encoded by the coding sequence ATGACCACCCTGCGCATGAAAAACCCTGCCACCAGCCGCCAGCCTGTCCGCTTCAACTGGCTGAAAATCGCCGTATTCCTGCTGGCCTTGCTGCCGCTGGCCCGCGCGGCGTGGATCGTGCTGTCCGGCGCAGCCATCAATCCGGTGGAGTTCATCACCCGCTCCACCGGCACCTGGACGCTGAGCTTTTTGCTGATCACCCTGGCCATCAGCCCTTTGCGCCAGCTTTCCGGCTGGAGCTGGCCGCTGCGCCTGCGCCGCATGCTGGGGCTGTATGCCTTCTTTTACGGCAGCCTGCATTTCACCACCTATATCTGGCTGGACCAGTTCTTTGACTGGCCCGGCATGCTGCACGACATCGCCAAGCGGCCCTTCATCACCGTCGGCTTTGCCGCCATGCTGCTGATGACACCGCTGGCCATCACCTCCACCCAGGGCTGGATGCGCCGGCTCAAGCGCAACTGGGGGCGGTTGCACCGGCTGATTTACCCGATCGCACTGCTGGGGGTATTGCATTACTGGTGGCTGGTGAAAAAAGACCTGACCCAGCCCCTGCTGTATGGCAGCGTGCTGGCGGTGTTGCTGGGCTGGCGCTTATATCGGCGGCTACGGCAGCCTTAA
- a CDS encoding AmpG family muropeptide MFS transporter has translation MKQAPLHWREAILSRRMLICVFTGFASGLPLYLLINLLPAWLRSEGVNLKAIGLFALIGLPYTWKFLWSPLLDRFVPPLLGRRRGWMLLSQLALLVSMALFGLFDPRLQLQQIAMLAAVVAFFSASQDIVLDAYRRELLTDAELGLGNSVHINAYRLAGLVPGSLSLILADHTSWQNVFIISALFMLPGVLMTLLVSEPALRAAPPKTLREAVVEPFHEFIQRQGWQTAATILGFIFLYKLGDSMATALATPFYLDMGFAKSQIGLVAKNAGLWPAVIGGLLGGVWMLKLGINRALWLFGVVQLLSILGFAWLASYGHFQQIGPVQLGQLALVIGFEALGVGLGTAAFVAFIARTTHPAYTATQFALFTSLSAVPRTFANAATGYIVDAVGWGGFFLLCAVLALPGMLLLLKVAPWNGDAIDKEAP, from the coding sequence ATGAAACAAGCTCCCCTGCACTGGCGCGAGGCCATCTTGTCGCGCCGCATGCTGATTTGCGTTTTCACCGGTTTTGCCTCCGGTCTGCCGCTGTATCTGCTGATCAACCTGTTGCCGGCCTGGCTGCGCAGCGAGGGCGTCAACCTCAAGGCCATCGGCCTGTTTGCGTTGATCGGCCTGCCCTATACCTGGAAATTCCTGTGGTCGCCGCTACTGGACCGTTTCGTGCCGCCGCTGCTGGGACGACGGCGCGGCTGGATGCTGCTCAGCCAGCTGGCCTTGCTGGTCAGCATGGCCTTGTTCGGCTTGTTCGATCCACGGCTGCAACTGCAGCAGATCGCCATGCTGGCAGCGGTGGTTGCCTTTTTTTCCGCCAGCCAGGACATCGTGCTGGATGCCTACCGCCGCGAACTGCTGACTGATGCCGAACTGGGGCTGGGCAACTCGGTGCATATCAATGCCTATCGGCTGGCCGGCCTGGTGCCGGGCTCTTTGTCGCTGATCCTGGCCGACCACACCAGTTGGCAGAATGTATTCATCATCAGTGCCCTGTTCATGCTGCCGGGCGTGCTGATGACCCTGCTGGTGAGTGAGCCTGCCTTGCGCGCTGCACCGCCCAAGACGCTGCGTGAGGCGGTGGTGGAGCCCTTTCACGAATTCATTCAGCGCCAGGGCTGGCAGACTGCCGCTACCATTCTGGGCTTTATCTTCCTGTACAAGCTGGGTGACAGCATGGCCACCGCCCTGGCCACACCGTTTTATCTGGACATGGGTTTTGCCAAATCACAGATCGGTCTGGTGGCCAAGAATGCCGGATTGTGGCCGGCGGTCATCGGTGGCCTGCTGGGCGGGGTGTGGATGCTGAAGCTGGGCATCAACCGTGCGCTATGGCTGTTTGGCGTGGTGCAGTTGCTGTCGATACTGGGTTTTGCCTGGCTGGCCAGCTACGGCCATTTTCAGCAGATTGGTCCTGTCCAGTTAGGCCAGCTGGCGCTGGTGATCGGTTTCGAGGCACTGGGCGTGGGCCTGGGTACGGCAGCCTTTGTCGCCTTTATCGCCCGCACCACTCATCCGGCCTATACCGCCACCCAGTTTGCCCTGTTTACCAGCCTGTCTGCCGTGCCGCGCACTTTTGCCAATGCCGCGACCGGCTATATTGTGGATGCCGTGGGCTGGGGCGGATTTTTCCTGCTGTGCGCCGTACTGGCCTTGCCCGGCATGTTGTTGTTGCTGAAGGTGGCCCCGTGGAATGGGGATGCCATCGACAAGGAAGCGCCATGA
- the metX gene encoding homoserine O-succinyltransferase MetX, protein MSDLTRSVGIVQAQTAVFDTPLHLSSAAVLPTYQLCFETYGTLNAARSNAILICHALSGHHHVAGRYAADDKAAGWWDNMVGPGKPIDTNRFFVVGVNNLGGCHGSTGPSSINPATGQPWGSTFPVVTVPDWVRSQARLADRLGIARWAAIIGGSLGGMQALQWSIDYPERVAHALVIASAPKLSAQNIAFNDVARQAILTDPDFHGGDFYAQDAIPRRGLRLARMLGHITYLSDDGMGEKFGRMLKSGDYQFGFEVEFEIESYLRYQGDKFSDYFDANTYLLMTKALDYFDPAKDLNDDIVAALKKATARFMVASFTSDWRFSPERSREIVKALVAADKEVVYGEIESVHGHDAFLMLDEPYVNLMRAYLNRVAEEVTA, encoded by the coding sequence ATGTCCGATCTGACAAGGTCCGTCGGCATCGTGCAGGCGCAGACAGCGGTATTCGATACCCCGCTGCATCTGTCCAGCGCAGCGGTGTTGCCGACTTACCAGCTATGCTTCGAAACCTATGGCACGCTGAACGCTGCGCGCAGCAATGCCATCCTGATCTGCCATGCCCTGTCCGGCCACCACCATGTGGCTGGCCGTTATGCTGCCGATGATAAGGCCGCCGGCTGGTGGGACAATATGGTCGGCCCCGGCAAGCCCATCGATACCAACCGTTTCTTTGTGGTGGGGGTGAATAATCTGGGTGGCTGCCATGGCAGCACCGGTCCCTCTTCCATTAATCCGGCCACCGGCCAGCCCTGGGGTTCGACCTTCCCGGTGGTCACGGTGCCGGACTGGGTGCGCTCGCAGGCGCGGCTGGCCGACCGGCTGGGCATCGCCCGCTGGGCCGCCATCATCGGCGGCAGCCTGGGCGGCATGCAGGCCTTGCAATGGAGCATCGACTACCCGGAGCGGGTGGCCCATGCCCTGGTGATTGCTTCGGCCCCCAAACTGTCGGCGCAGAACATCGCGTTTAATGATGTGGCCCGGCAGGCCATCCTCACCGACCCCGATTTCCATGGCGGCGACTTCTACGCGCAGGATGCCATCCCGCGTCGCGGCCTGCGGCTGGCGCGCATGCTGGGCCATATCACCTATCTGTCCGATGATGGCATGGGCGAGAAATTCGGCCGCATGCTCAAAAGCGGCGACTACCAGTTTGGCTTCGAGGTGGAATTCGAGATCGAATCCTACCTGCGCTACCAGGGCGACAAGTTTTCCGATTATTTCGATGCCAATACCTATCTTTTGATGACCAAGGCACTGGACTACTTCGACCCGGCCAAGGATCTGAACGACGATATCGTGGCCGCGCTGAAAAAGGCCACGGCCCGCTTCATGGTGGCCAGCTTTACCTCGGACTGGCGCTTCTCGCCGGAGCGCTCGCGCGAGATCGTCAAGGCGCTGGTGGCGGCCGACAAGGAGGTGGTGTACGGCGAAATCGAATCAGTCCACGGCCATGATGCCTTCCTGATGCTGGACGAGCCCTATGTCAACCTGATGCGCGCCTATCTGAACCGCGTGGCCGAGGAGGTGACAGCATGA
- the ybaK gene encoding Cys-tRNA(Pro) deacylase: MSKEKTPVTQAIRVLREHKVEYSEHLYKYEDKGGTTVSARELGVDEHCVVKTLIMEDEQKRPLIVLMHGDREVGTGMLAKQIGVKKVSPCDPKTADKHSGYQVGGTSPFGTRHPMPVYMESSIAQLPRIYINGGKRGFLIGIAPQEVIRVLQPVLVQASA, from the coding sequence ATGTCCAAGGAAAAGACGCCGGTCACCCAGGCCATTCGCGTGCTGCGCGAACACAAGGTGGAGTACAGCGAGCATCTGTACAAATACGAAGACAAGGGCGGCACCACGGTGTCGGCGCGCGAGCTGGGTGTGGACGAGCATTGCGTGGTGAAGACGCTGATCATGGAAGACGAGCAGAAGCGGCCCTTGATCGTACTGATGCACGGCGACCGCGAGGTGGGCACCGGCATGCTGGCCAAGCAGATCGGCGTGAAAAAGGTCAGCCCCTGCGACCCGAAAACCGCCGACAAGCACAGCGGCTACCAGGTGGGTGGCACCAGCCCCTTCGGCACCCGCCACCCCATGCCGGTCTATATGGAAAGCAGCATTGCCCAGCTGCCACGCATTTACATCAATGGTGGCAAACGCGGTTTTCTGATCGGCATTGCACCGCAGGAAGTCATCCGCGTGTTGCAACCGGTGCTGGTACAGGCATCGGCCTGA
- the metW gene encoding methionine biosynthesis protein MetW has product MSATNTLRADLQLIADWVAPSSRVLDLGCGDGALLSWLNRHKAVRGYGVDFDVNNVVRCVEAGVNAIQGNLETGLAEFEDQRFDHVVLSQTIQAMHNTEQILVEMLRVGREAIVTFPNFGYWENRWQILQGHMPVSETIPYEWYNTPNIHWCMLGDFEALCAKNGIRVLERVVMNEEKRIHFLPNLRGSLAFYRVARQPG; this is encoded by the coding sequence ATGAGCGCCACCAACACTTTGCGTGCCGACCTGCAACTGATTGCCGACTGGGTGGCACCGTCCAGCCGGGTGCTGGACCTGGGTTGCGGCGATGGTGCCTTGCTGTCCTGGCTGAACCGCCACAAGGCCGTGCGTGGCTACGGCGTGGATTTCGACGTCAACAATGTGGTGCGTTGCGTGGAAGCCGGCGTCAACGCCATTCAGGGCAACCTGGAAACCGGTCTGGCCGAATTCGAAGACCAGCGCTTCGACCATGTGGTGTTGTCGCAGACCATCCAGGCCATGCACAATACCGAGCAGATTCTGGTGGAAATGCTGCGCGTGGGCCGCGAGGCCATCGTCACCTTCCCCAATTTCGGCTACTGGGAAAACCGCTGGCAGATTCTGCAAGGCCATATGCCGGTGTCGGAAACCATTCCCTACGAGTGGTACAACACGCCGAACATTCACTGGTGCATGCTGGGCGACTTTGAGGCACTGTGTGCCAAGAACGGCATCCGTGTGCTGGAGCGGGTGGTGATGAACGAAGAAAAGCGCATTCATTTCCTGCCCAATCTGCGCGGTAGCCTGGCGTTTTACCGGGTAGCCCGCCAGCCTGGCTGA
- a CDS encoding MFS transporter, whose translation MTSASQSMAPPQDTRFRVLGAISFTHFLNDMLQSLILAIYPVLKGGFHLSFAQIGLMTLVYQCTASLLQPLVGIYTDKRPLPYSLVFGMGATLCGLLLLSVAPNYHTLLIAAALVGTGSSIFHPESSRVARMASGGRHGLAQSLFQVGGNAGSATGPLLAALVVFPYGQPSLAWFSLAALLGMLVLWRIGIWYSHQQRSAKAHKAVVPTGLSPGRTAFTLGILVLLVFSKYFYLTSITSYFTFYLMQHFGLGVQAAQLHLFIFLFAVAAGTVLGGPIGDAIGRKRVIWFSILGVAPFTLALPHVDLFWTSVLSFIIGFILASAFSAILVYAQELVPGKVGMVSGLFFGFAFGIGGIGAAVLGKVADHYGIETVYQLCAFLPLLGIITVLLPDLHHKKA comes from the coding sequence ATGACAAGCGCCAGCCAGAGCATGGCCCCGCCGCAGGACACCCGTTTCCGGGTATTGGGTGCCATCAGCTTTACCCATTTCCTCAACGACATGCTGCAGTCGCTGATTCTGGCCATCTACCCGGTACTCAAGGGCGGCTTTCACCTGAGCTTTGCCCAGATCGGCCTGATGACCCTGGTGTACCAGTGCACCGCCTCGCTGCTGCAGCCGCTGGTCGGCATCTATACCGACAAGCGCCCGCTGCCCTATTCGCTGGTATTCGGCATGGGAGCGACGCTGTGCGGGCTGCTGCTGCTGTCGGTCGCCCCCAACTATCACACGCTGTTGATCGCGGCGGCACTGGTGGGGACTGGCTCGTCCATTTTTCACCCGGAATCCTCACGCGTGGCGCGCATGGCCTCGGGTGGCCGCCATGGTCTGGCGCAATCGCTGTTTCAGGTGGGCGGCAATGCCGGTTCTGCCACCGGCCCCTTGCTGGCCGCGCTAGTGGTGTTTCCCTACGGCCAACCCAGCCTGGCCTGGTTTTCGCTGGCGGCCTTGCTCGGCATGCTGGTGCTGTGGCGCATCGGCATCTGGTATAGCCACCAGCAGCGCAGCGCCAAGGCACACAAGGCTGTGGTGCCCACTGGCCTGTCGCCGGGCCGCACTGCCTTCACCCTGGGCATACTGGTGCTGCTGGTCTTTTCCAAGTATTTCTACCTCACCAGCATTACCAGCTATTTCACCTTTTACCTGATGCAGCACTTCGGGCTAGGGGTGCAGGCAGCACAGCTGCACCTGTTCATCTTCCTGTTTGCCGTGGCCGCCGGCACGGTACTGGGTGGCCCGATTGGCGATGCCATCGGCCGCAAGCGGGTGATCTGGTTCTCGATTCTGGGCGTGGCCCCGTTCACCCTGGCGCTGCCGCATGTGGACCTGTTCTGGACCAGCGTGCTGTCCTTCATCATCGGCTTTATCCTGGCATCGGCCTTCTCCGCCATTCTGGTGTACGCGCAGGAGCTGGTGCCGGGCAAGGTGGGCATGGTGTCCGGGCTGTTCTTCGGCTTTGCCTTCGGCATTGGCGGCATCGGCGCGGCCGTACTGGGCAAGGTGGCCGACCACTACGGCATCGAAACCGTGTACCAGCTATGCGCCTTCCTGCCTTTGCTGGGCATCATCACCGTGCTGTTGCCCGATCTGCACCACAAAAAAGCCTGA
- the msrP gene encoding protein-methionine-sulfoxide reductase catalytic subunit MsrP: protein MLIQKPADIAPSEITPEGVYFNRRQFMLGSAGLLLSGETLAALAGKKSPLSSADKPNSLKEISTYNNYYEFGTDKSEPAMYAGSLKTRPWNVVVDGEVGKARSFGIEELLKQPLEERIYRLRCVEGWSMVIPWIGFPLASLLKQVAPTSRAKYVAFETLQRPAEMPGQRSRVLDWPYREGLRMDEAMHPLTILAVGLYNDVLPNQNGAPIRLVVPWKYGFKSIKSIVRIHLQEQMPATSWNMANAREYGFYSNVNPDVDHPRWSQASERRIGEFLKRKTLPFNGYGDQVASLYRGMDLRRNF from the coding sequence ATGCTCATCCAGAAACCTGCCGACATCGCCCCCTCGGAAATCACCCCCGAAGGCGTCTATTTCAATCGCCGCCAGTTCATGCTGGGCAGTGCCGGGCTGCTGCTGTCCGGTGAAACCCTGGCCGCACTGGCGGGCAAGAAAAGCCCGCTGTCCAGCGCGGACAAGCCCAACAGCCTGAAAGAGATCAGCACCTATAACAACTACTACGAATTCGGCACCGACAAGAGCGAGCCGGCGATGTATGCCGGCAGCCTGAAAACCCGGCCGTGGAATGTGGTGGTGGATGGCGAAGTGGGCAAGGCGCGCAGCTTTGGCATCGAAGAACTGCTGAAGCAGCCGCTGGAAGAACGCATCTACCGCCTGCGCTGTGTGGAAGGCTGGAGCATGGTGATTCCGTGGATAGGCTTTCCGCTGGCCAGCCTGCTCAAACAGGTCGCCCCCACTTCACGCGCCAAATACGTGGCCTTTGAAACCCTGCAGCGCCCGGCCGAGATGCCCGGCCAGCGCAGCCGCGTGCTGGACTGGCCTTACCGCGAAGGCCTGCGCATGGACGAAGCCATGCACCCGCTCACCATTCTGGCCGTCGGCCTCTACAACGATGTACTGCCCAACCAGAACGGCGCGCCCATCCGCCTGGTGGTGCCGTGGAAGTATGGCTTCAAGAGCATCAAGTCCATCGTGCGCATTCATTTGCAGGAGCAGATGCCGGCCACCAGCTGGAATATGGCCAATGCCCGCGAATACGGCTTCTATTCCAATGTGAATCCAGATGTAGACCACCCGCGCTGGAGCCAGGCCAGCGAACGGCGCATCGGTGAATTCCTCAAGCGCAAAACCCTGCCATTCAACGGCTATGGCGATCAGGTCGCCAGCCTGTATCGCGGCATGGACCTGCGGCGGAATTTCTGA